In Onychostoma macrolepis isolate SWU-2019 chromosome 17, ASM1243209v1, whole genome shotgun sequence, the DNA window TGAGTGTATCATGTGTTAGGAACACAGAAGGCATaaattgcaggttaaatgctCTCATATGTGGTAAAACTTGCTCATGAATCCCACCTGAACTGGATATTAACCCCTCCCTAAGACAGTTAGGTGTCATTTAAGGTTTGTACAACTTGGACAAACCtcttttaaaacattgattATGAAGCATTTTGCACAGTGTTCTTCCTGTAGTCAGAGACTAGGTGAGATTTGCTTTGTAACATCAGTATTTTTTGCTTAAGAGatgatttgtgaccctggaccacaaaaccagtcttaagtgtcaatttttcgaaattgagatttatacatcatctggaagctgaataaataacctttccattgatgtatggtttgttaagataggaaatctggaatctgagggtgcaaaaaaaatcaaaatattgagaaaatcgcctttaaagttgtccaaatgaagttcttagcaatgcatattactaataaaaaattaagtttggatatatttacggtaagaaattgacaaaatagcttcatggaacatgatctttacttaatatcctaatgatttttggcataaaagaaaaattgatcattttgacccatacaatgtatttttggctattcctacaaatataccccagcgacttaagactggttttgtggtcctgggtcacattttatttttaaggtcCTCAATCAGTGCGTGTTCCAGTAAATCTCACCTCTCTCATATtctcctttttttcttctttgaatTCTCCTTTTATGCCTTAATTTCCTCATGTCTATGACAAGATGAACATGATATGACTGTggttaattttttaatcaatatcACTATCACTATATAATTATGACTTGatgctattatattatatatgatttGCATATTACTAAGTGGAAGTCTAAATCTTTCCATCTAATTCttagcattttcattttctaagaataaaaaaaaaaaaaactattttgaacattaaaaatgataaattataaaataattttgtccgGCTGtgtgttctatctatctatctatctatctatctatctatctatctatctatctatctatctatctatctatctatctatctatctatctatctatctatctatctatctatctatctaatagcGCCATCTCGTGGTGAGACAGGAAACGTTGCACGGAGTGTCTCGTTGCAAATAAATTAGATGTAGTGCGCTCAAATCTCAAATAAATTTGCCTAAATTATTACCTAAATAAATTACTAATGTACATTATTTTTGCAGAAAGTCTCATAAACGTGagatttcatatttttgaaaataatccgttaaacatttttaacaatgcTTGTTTGCTTGTTGTGTTGCGTTCATTACTATTACGTTACTATTACAGTCAGCTgctgtaatataaaaaataatttctaacATTCAAGACCTGTCTGACCCATATAGACTGTAGGTCTGACCTCACCATGAAGCCCCGCCCACATGTTGCAGTTGTCCTCCAATTAGAACGCgctttctttttcatttcatcCAATCGGAACTCCGTTTGCTGCACGGACGTTCAGTGCGTGGATCTCTGATTGGTCGAGCAGCGTTCTGGTGTGACGCTAGGCTTTACGCCGACGTTGGGGGCGGAGAAGGAGGGGCGACTCTAATGGCGCATCGCAGTCCGACAGATCCAGCTCtccacaaataaacaacagcagTACTTCACGATCTGGCCTAATTTGTGCTTTTGCCAGTTGCACCGCGCTGCAGCCGCGTTTTGCGCTTTTGCCCATTGAACAGATCACCTGGGCTTCCTTTTAGCGGCTGCTCGGAGCACAGAGGCCCAGAGGAAAGACGGCGGCTCGGTGAGTGTGCAAACATGTAACCATCTGTTAAATGAACAATGTTTCTGCTCGTAATGTTAGTCATTGAGGGGGTAGTTCGCCCCGAATTACAcactctgtcatcatttactcacccctgTGATGCTGTAAACCTGCGTGACTTTATTTCGGtcgtggaacacaaaagaagatgttgGGCAGAATGTTAGGGTCTGACAGCCTCAGTCACTATTGACTTTCGGTGTATCTTTTTCCCCCATACGAGTAAAGTGAATGTTGACTGAGGTGTCATTATGGTGTATTTGTTCTTCTGAAAAAAGTCTCGCAAGTTTTAAACAGCTtaggggtgagtaaataatgagaattttgaaatatttcgtGAACTATCCGGATAATGGTATCAGAAACATGTTGTTGTATAAAGAAGTTGTGCGCCAGAAATATTACccctcagtttttttttcccttttatttttttacaccgTCTTTATGTTTTTTACTATggtaaccctgtaaagcctaatgaaataatagtcagaaATAGAACAGGTtttgaaacaaaacattaaaatctaaaaaaaagtttgaatatgtgttttatgtttttttttttttttttttcatatttggtcTTTTATTGACCATATAGTGAGAATGTGGAGCTCATACTTGAAAGAGAAGCAAACTGAGCGAAAATGTACAATTTGGtgcaaatgttatttaaatggaGAAAGAGTAAGATAAAATTCTGACAATATCAAATGGATTTTTATAAGAGTATAACTGTGTACTtacaaaaaatgcatataaatatcagtcgCACTGCATCTCCTAATAATGTTTAAGTaagataatatttaaatgcttagttttatgattaacaataaacattcctcaaaagcctgTTTTATCAATGTGCTGATtcttacatttaaacattgttttttctaaacaaaacaaaacaaaacatgtataGCCTAATCAAGTAAGCCTAGTAAGTTATTGTTacgtttactttataaaaatcattGAAGGTTTTACAGCACATATACACATGTATGTAAACctgaagacatttaaaaaatattaaaagccattttgctttttaaaaaagatttaacTCAATCACAGGGCTGAAGGCATGTTGTAGATTGCgtacaacaggtttttcagcaaagttttgatcatgttgataatttagaggacttagtatttataaaatatgatacagtatGCTCTATTGGGTTAAATTGAATGTATTATTGCATATTTATCTGTTTCAGTTTCATTGAAGCATTTAATACGAGGTGTGATATACACAAATCTTTTGTTTGCTCCTACATGCTGAGATATTACCTAAACCTTTAATTCCTCCACTTTTTCTGTTTCCCTATAGAGAATATGTAACAAATGTCAACATGACGTCCAGATTTAGTAAAACATATACGCGGAAGGGAGGAGAAGCCAGCTCGAAGTTTGACGAGGTATTTTCCAATAAGAAAGCTACACTTAGCACCAAATGGGGGGAGACCACCTATAAGGCACAGTTGGGGGTCAAACGGCCGTCGTTCAAGCCAGAGGTTCCTGAGCTGACTAAACGACCCCGTTTTGATGATGATGACAGCTCAGAGGACCCGTTTGGCTTTGATAGCGACGACGAATCCAAAACTGTCACAGCGAGAAATACTCCACAATCTGAGACGGGCTCAGATGCAGGATCCGGGAACGAGCAGTTGAAGACCCAGGCAGAAAAGCCCAGTCAGGGCCCAGCGTTGACCGCCGGGGGTACTTCCACCTTGGGAAGCAGCCTGAACGTCCGCACCGGATTGGTTGGTATGAATAGCCCAGGTAGGAAATTAAACAATCAACAAAGTTTGTTTGTAGAACCCACTATTCATGCAGAAACATGTTAATTACCTGAGACagatcttaaagggatagttcaccaaaaaatgaaaattctgtctttatttactcaccctcatgttgttccaaacctgtatgtctTTCACAGTCGCTGCGTTCCCCTCTGAAGGGCTCAATTAAACTTGTGCAAAGAATAATGAaagtaaagtgtccatcaatTATACCCTTCGAAAGTCTTCATTCTGAAGAGCCCTTTGAAGTGGCCAGTATTAAGCACTTCGGTTTGGAAGGACCACTTAATATGGCGGCCATGATTGTTGCTATCACAAAATGATAAACACTAAGATATTTCTaatattgtcatcatttatgtCTATCCATTGAAAGTCTGcaaatcaaacattttttaagCTGCATAAAAGACACTGTAAAAGTATTCCATACGAATCAAgcggtttaatccaagtctgcTGGAGAGAAATGAGaagatattaattaaaaatatcttaatttgtgtttcaaagatcaGAAAAGAGTCTTATggatttgaaatgacatgagggtgaataaaagacagaattttaatttatggGTGAGCTGTCCCTTTAAAATCAGGTGTAAATAGGTGCCATTGAGTGTGTCTGTGAAATAATAACCACATTATGGCTTTTGCAGTTTCTTTTAACTCCCATTATCACGCAAGAAATGATATCATGACACAATAATTATTGTGCCTGTGCCATTGCTCTAATAAGCTCAAGCACTTGGCTTTGGAGTAATTTAGGGTGCTTTATTGGTCTTATTACAGGTTACTGAATATGACCTAGATCACTTCAGTCAGATCCATATTATGATGTCTGAGTCATTCTTATGACCTCACACCATTGTGCTATGGTGGGGTGAAGTTACTGTCTTTCTGCAGCAAGTTATACTGGTTTTATTCCATGCTGAGAATAGCAGTAGCTCTGCTGAAGTCTTCGCTCTGTAGTCAAGGTGCTCGTGTAAGCACACTAGCATGGACTCTGGGGCTCAGAAGGATATTTTCAGCCATACTTTCCCTCGGCTCTTTAGCAAGGCTAATTACAACCATTAGAGGAGCAGTGAAACAAGGACTCAGGTTGTGATAACCCTCTAAGGATCATAAAACTTCCAGTAGTAATAATTATATCTACAGCCGACTGTGGAAACATTTAGTATGGGGTTTGAAGGAAAGGTACTACTCACCTTTTTGTtgatccaaacctgtatgactgtatttctaaaaaatgcaaaagatATCTTGATGGTTGTGAATTTTATGGGGACTGCTTCTGTCAAGCTTCTAGAAATATGCAAAAGAACCATAAAGCCATcataaaatagtccatatgaTCAGTGTGCTATATCCCAAATCTTCTAAAGCCATTGTTCATGGAAAATTCTTTTTCCCGTTTTTTTAAGGATTCATGAGAGAAGTAAGTTTCTGATTTGTGAACTATTTGTTCTTTTAGGTCCTGTCTTTTAAATGAATTGATTGATTCAGTTCACAAACTGCTGAATGATTAATTTATAATCCAGTTCTCGAATTCTCActgtgttcaacagaaaaaaagaaagtcaaataGGTTtgtgagggtgaataaatgatgacagaatttcgatttgtgtgtgaactatccttttaagaaTTCAGGGTtgtcacatttattgttttggtttgatgcaatattttatacaacataattttttttatatattgctATAGTGTTAGTCAGAATAATGTTATAGTattatatattcttttatatagttttatatatatatatatataatcaacagtgtaatttaatgtaatatgcATGCTTTATATTGCTATTAGTTAAATTTTAACAATActactttaatttttattttataattctataatatgtatttaaacttctattttatataatgtgtgtAATTAGACGAGACAATTTTattaactatatatttttatattgctattgtttatatttcaacagaatactaatactaatattaggtaatttcatttatttattaagcatttgtttcacaattttatttttttgtagctACGACGACTCCAGCCTCACCTCATGTTACTGGCACTGTAGGAGCCTGGAGCAGATCCAGTGTCACAGTAAGCAAACCAGTCTCCCAGATCTCCAGCTTAAAAACCCACAGTAGAAACATCTCTGTTGATTGGGACCCTTTCGGGGAGGATTCGCCTCCAGGGGCCGGCGAGGGGAGTTCTACCCAGGCCGGGAACTCTTCTGATGGGCTCAAGAGCTCAGAACATTGCCCCGCTGAACCTGAACCTCCAGTGGAACCTGTTGACTTTGAGCAGCTTCCGCTTCTTAAACCATCCAGCGACAGAGTGTACCGACGGCCACGGAATAAAGGGACCGATAGTTATGGAACCAGCGAGGTTCCGGTTCCGGTTCCGGTTCCTGCTGTGAGTTCAACACCAGCCTCTATGCTGGTGAAGAGCACCGCTGCAGGGGTCACTGGTAGTTCTGAAGTCAAGCCTGCGAGTCGTGGACGAGTAAGGGACTACACGGTTCTTCACCCgtcctgtgtgtctgtgtgtaatgtGACCATCCAGGACTCAATGGAAAGGAGTGTGGATGAATTTGTTAGCCCAGTGCAAGCTGACATCGGATTGGCGGGAACCTTCAGGAggaaaacagacacacaaccTACCAAACCTACTAGGTACAATATAAACATACTCTCTTGATTCAccaaatttgcattttattttttttatgaatttgtcATTTGGTTGATTAGAAGACTAGCATATTGTCATCTGGATTTCCCTTTTCAAACtctctttataattaatttttttaggtTCAGAACCACtcagagtaaaagtaaaaaggaGACGAAACTGGAGTTTTTTGGCTTTGAGGAGAATGAGGCTCAGGACGCAGATGGAGACGCCACTGCATCTGGCAGCACCAGCTACAAGATCAAATACTTTGGTTTTGACGATCTGAGTGAAAGCGATAGTGAGGATGAGGATGACTCCGCAGCTAAGGAGAGGAAGAAGAATAAGAAAGCAGCAATGGAAGCTTTGGCAACCAGCGTGGGCAGTCCCCAGATCAACGACTCGCAGGATAGTCAACAGAGTCAAAGCAGCCTAAGTACAGGTACTCAGAAGCACACTTCCTCACTAATGCACGGTTTCATCATTTCATTAGAGCATAATGGGAAATGTAAACTATAATTATGGATAACGATTATTTGTAGAGCTATCTGGATTCAtggtgtcttttttttaatctgttgtCAGATTCTCAGGAGTCGCTGGATGAGACGGGAGCTACACAGAGGGAACAACATGGAAAGCAAACCGACAAATCAAAGGAGATCGGACGCAAGATCTTCAGCGGGCCAAAAAAAGTAGAGCTTAAAAAGCTTTAGCAGAAACAGTGTAACTTTATTAAAAAGCTACATTTGAATTTTGAACATAAcaaatttgttttgtgtttgcgtGTTTAATGCAGTCTCCTGCTAAAGCCGTATATAATGCTCGTCACTGGAATCAACCCGAGCCGGAGGAAGTGTCTCCTCCTGCTTCCTCTCATACTGTGCCTGCACCTGTAAGTAAAGTACTCCATTCACGACCTCTGAACTTTACACACTATaatttcctgtagctcaaatagtagagcatggcgctagcaacgccaagatcatgggttcgattcccagggaaagcaagagctgataaaatgtaaaaactgtaacttgaatgcaatgtaagtcgctttggataaaagcgtctgctaaatgcataaatgtaaatgtaaatgtaaatttcctCTTTGCACAccataatgttgttgtttttctcacAGAAGGCCAGTgtgtccagcagcagcagcaaagaGACAAATTCCCATAAAGAT includes these proteins:
- the wapla gene encoding wings apart-like protein homolog, whose product is MTSRFSKTYTRKGGEASSKFDEVFSNKKATLSTKWGETTYKAQLGVKRPSFKPEVPELTKRPRFDDDDSSEDPFGFDSDDESKTVTARNTPQSETGSDAGSGNEQLKTQAEKPSQGPALTAGGTSTLGSSLNVRTGLVGMNSPATTTPASPHVTGTVGAWSRSSVTVSKPVSQISSLKTHSRNISVDWDPFGEDSPPGAGEGSSTQAGNSSDGLKSSEHCPAEPEPPVEPVDFEQLPLLKPSSDRVYRRPRNKGTDSYGTSEVPVPVPVPAVSSTPASMLVKSTAAGVTGSSEVKPASRGRVRDYTVLHPSCVSVCNVTIQDSMERSVDEFVSPVQADIGLAGTFRRKTDTQPTKPTRFRTTQSKSKKETKLEFFGFEENEAQDADGDATASGSTSYKIKYFGFDDLSESDSEDEDDSAAKERKKNKKAAMEALATSVGSPQINDSQDSQQSQSSLSTDSQESLDETGATQREQHGKQTDKSKEIGRKIFSGPKKSPAKAVYNARHWNQPEPEEVSPPASSHTVPAPKASVSSSSSKETNSHKDDGVFKAPPPPPKVIKSVTIPTEPYQDIVTALKCRKEHKELYTVVQHVKHFNDVVEFGENQEFTDDFEYLETGLKSTQPLNTRCLSIISLATRCAMPSFRMHLRARGKVAQVFKMLSDAQQHPNLALCTASLMYILSRDRLNMDLDRSCLELMIRLLELEQDDSVADQLTAKEMSRVKEKIRKLCETVHNKHLDLQNITTGHLAMETLLSLTSKRAGDWFKEELRLLGGLDHIVDKVKECVENLSKEEDKDSLVASLWGAERCLRVLESVTVHNPENQAYLIAYKESQLIVSSASFSALQHAGKHMEDSIVASYSALLLGCLCQGSPMNVKTVRENLPKGDFSIMTEMLKKFLNFMNLTCSVGTTGQKSISRVIDYLEHC